The following coding sequences are from one Triticum dicoccoides isolate Atlit2015 ecotype Zavitan chromosome 4A, WEW_v2.0, whole genome shotgun sequence window:
- the LOC119285269 gene encoding laccase-10-like — MGAHRLALLVFLATLPQLLLAGTTRYYTFNVTMQKVTRLCTTRAIPTVNGKFPGPKIVTREGDRVVVKVVNNVKHNVTIHWHGVRQLRTGWSDGPAYITQCPIQTGQSYVYNFTITAQRGTLFWHAHVSWMRATLYGPIIILPKSGVPFPFPKPYKDVPVVFGEWFNTDPEAIIAQALQTGGGPNVSEAYTINGLPGPLYNCSTKDTFKLKVQPGKLYLLRLINAALNDELFFSIANHTLTVVDVDAAYVKPFDTDVVLVTPGQTTNVLLLAKPDDGSPAATHLMLARPYATGRVGTYDNTTVAAILEYAPAGHIKSRPLLWPTLPVFNDTAFAANYSAKLRSLASPDYPARVPARVDRPFFFTVGLGTTPCPTYQGCNGPTNDTMFSASMNNVSFNMPTTALLKAHYDGNTAGVYTSDFPATPTEPFNYTGTPPNNTNVANGTKVVVLPYNTSVEVVLQDTSIQGAESHPLHLHGFDFFVVGQGGGNYDPSSHPAGFNLLDPVQRNTVGVPAGGWVAIRFFADNPGVWFMHCHLEVHTSWGLKMAWVVNDGPLPDQKLMPPPSDLPVC; from the exons ATGGGGGCACACCGCCTCGCACTGCTCGTGTTCCTTGCCACCTTGCCACAGCTGCTGCTCGCCGGCACGACCAGATACTACACCTTCAAT GTGACAATGCAGAAGGTGACACGGCTATGCACCACCCGCGCCATCCCGACGGTGAACGGCAAGTTCCCTGGCCCCAAAATCGTCACAAGGGAAGGCGACCGCGTCGTCGTCAAGGTGGTTAACAATGTGAAGCACAACGTTACCATCCACTG GCACGGGGTGAGGCAGCTGCGGACGGGGTGGTCGGACGGGCCGGCGTACATCACGCAGTGCCCGATCCAGACGGGGCAGAGCTACGTGTACAACTTCACCATCACCGCGCAGAGGGGCACACTGTTTTGGCACGCCCACGTCTCCTGGATGCGCGCCACGCTCTACGGCCCCATCATCATCCTCCCCAAGTCCGGCGTGCCGTTCCCCTTCCCAAAACCCTACAAGGACGTCCCCGTCGTCTTCGGCGAGTGGTTTAACACGGATCCCGAGGCCATCATAGCTCAGGCGCTGCAGACTGGTGGAGGCCCAAACGTCTCCGAGGCCTACACCATCAACGGGCTTCCAGGCCCACTCTACAACTGCTCAACCAAAG ACACGTTCAAGCTGAAGGTGCAGCCAGGCAAGTTGTATCTGCTCCGGCTGATCAACGCTGCGCTCAACGACGAGCTTTTCTTCTCCATCGCCAACCACACGCTCACCGTCGTCGACGTGGACGCCGCCTACGTGAAGCCGTTCGACACGGACGTGGTCCTCGTGACGCCGGGGCAGACCACCAACGTGCTCCTCCTGGCCAAACCGGACGACGGCTCCCCGGCCGCCACACACCTCATGCTGGCGCGCCCCTACGCCACAGGACGCGTTGGCACCTACGACAACACCACCGTCGCGGCCATCCTCGAGTACGCGCCGGCGGGACACATCAAGAGCCGCCCGCTCCTATGGCCGACGCTGCCGGTGTTCAACGACACGGCGTTCGCCGCCAACTACAGCGCCAAGCTCCGGAGCCTCGCCAGCCCGGACTACCCGGCCAGGGTCCCGGCGCGGGTAGACCGGCCCTTCTTCTTCACCGTGGGACTGGGCACGACCCCGTGCCCGACGTACCAAGGGTGCAACGGGCCTACCAACGACACCATGTTCTCGGCGTCCATGAACAACGTGTCCTTCAACATGCCCACGACGGCGCTCCTGAAGGCGCACTACGACGGCAACACCGCCGGCGTGTACACGTCGGACTTCCCCGCCACGCCGACGGAGCCGTTCAACTACACCGGCACGCCGCCCAACAACACGAACGTGGCCAACGGGACCAAGGTGGTGGTGTTGCCTTACAACACGAGCGTGGAGGTGGTGCTGCAGGACACGAGCATCCAGGGCGCCGAGAGCCACCCGCTGCACCTGCACGGCTTCGACTTCTTTGTCGTGGGGCAAGGCGGCGGCAACTACGACCCGTCCAGCCACCCCGCCGGGTTCAACCTGCTCGACCCCGTGCAGAGGAACACCGTCGGCGTCCCCGCCGGAGGCTGGGTCGCCATCAGGTTCTTCGCTGATAACCCTG GTGTGTGGTTCATGCATTGCCACCTTGAGGTGCACACGAGCTGGGGCCTGAAGATGGCATGGGTGGTGAACGATGGTCCGTTGCCTGACCAGAAGCTGATGCCTCCGCCGTCCGATCTACCCGTCTGTTAG